A section of the Triticum dicoccoides isolate Atlit2015 ecotype Zavitan chromosome 7A, WEW_v2.0, whole genome shotgun sequence genome encodes:
- the LOC119329136 gene encoding putative germin-like protein 2-3 yields MAIRVLLLAGALLALACSHGATASDPSHLQDFCVADKTSPVRVNGLACKAAKEVVVEDFYFSGLHVAGNTTNKQGSAVTAVNVAQIGGLNTMGVSLVRIDYAPFGLNPPHTHPRSTEILTVLEGCLHVGFVTSNPENKHFEKVLNKGDVFVFPKGLVHYQYNNRTTGAVAIAALSSQNPGVITLANAVFGAEPSIPAGITTKAFQVEKSTVDWIQAQF; encoded by the exons ATGGCCATTCGAGTGTTGCTCCTTGCAGGAGCTCTCCTGGCCCTTGCATGCTCGCATGGCGCCACGGCCTCCGACCCCAGCCATCTCCAGGACTTCTGCGTCGCCGACAAGACGTCTCCAG TACGTGTCAACGGACTGGCTTGCAAGGCCGCGAAAGAGGTCGTCGTCGAGGACTTCTACTTCTCCGGCCTCCATGTGGCCGGCAACACGACCAACAAGCAGGGCTCCGCGGTGACTGCCGTCAACGTCGCACAGATCGGCGGGCTGAACACCATGGGCGTCTCCCTCGTCCGCATCGACTACGCGCCGTTTGGCCTCAACCCTCCCCACACTCACCCACGTTCCACCGAGATCCTGACTGTGCTAGAGGGTTGCCTGCATGTTGGTTTCGTGACGTCGAACCCCGAGAACAAACACTTTGAGAAGGTTCTCAACAAGGGAGATGTGTTTGTGTTTCCTAAGGGCCTCGTCCATTACCAGTACAACAACAGGACTACCGGTGCAGTAGCTATTGCGGCACTGAGCAGCCAGAACCCTGGAGTGATCACGTTAGCCAACGCGGTGTTTGGAGCCGAACCTTCCATCCCGGCTGGTATTACTACCAAGGCCTTCCAGGTGGAGAAGAGCACGGTGGATTGGATCCAAGCACAGTTCTAA